A section of the Candidatus Poribacteria bacterium genome encodes:
- a CDS encoding type II toxin-antitoxin system VapC family toxin, producing the protein MKAKPRIYIETSVISYLTSRASRDFIISMCQQITRYWWDNIADRKFELVSSTVVRQEIGRGNRNAAQQRLEVLESITLLETPLEEMSALAENLVLAGAVPLRAKTDALHIAIAAINGVEYLATWNFKHIANTNRLPLIHRVCETAGYTPTTICTPLELLWEVS; encoded by the coding sequence ATGAAAGCTAAGCCCCGTATTTACATAGAAACTTCGGTTATTAGTTATCTTACTTCACGAGCAAGCCGAGACTTTATTATCTCCATGTGTCAACAAATAACTCGCTATTGGTGGGACAACATTGCGGATCGAAAATTTGAACTTGTCTCTTCAACTGTCGTTAGACAGGAAATCGGGCGTGGAAATAGGAATGCAGCACAACAGCGTCTTGAAGTATTAGAATCAATCACTTTACTGGAAACACCACTTGAGGAGATGTCCGCGCTTGCCGAGAACTTGGTTCTGGCAGGAGCAGTCCCCTTAAGGGCTAAAACAGACGCACTGCATATTGCTATCGCAGCTATTAATGGTGTAGAATATCTCGCAACATGGAACTTTAAACACATAGCAAACACGAATAGGTTACCCTTAATACACAGAGTGTGCGAAACCGCAGGCTATACGCCTACAACTATTTGCACACCACTGGAACTCTTATGGGAGGTTTCTTGA
- a CDS encoding low affinity iron permease family protein: protein MRRICSTLAGILIVLLISLMSSCSSMNAPYIEFNRQGFSIQMGLNERCDPVQHSHGGAHLVLAYDSQSNAFKGHVENMTEKTLKDVRVEARLSNREKLGPTPAMDLEPGEKKQVELIPISKNFTGWTAHVEVPRSQD from the coding sequence ATGCGTCGTATATGTAGCACTCTGGCTGGGATTCTTATCGTGTTGTTGATTTCTTTGATGAGTAGTTGCTCAAGCATGAACGCCCCGTACATCGAATTCAACAGACAAGGGTTTAGCATCCAAATGGGGCTGAATGAGCGTTGTGATCCCGTCCAACACTCCCATGGCGGTGCGCACTTGGTCTTGGCTTACGATTCTCAGAGCAATGCCTTTAAAGGACATGTGGAAAACATGACCGAGAAAACCTTGAAGGACGTCCGCGTTGAAGCCCGCTTATCGAACCGAGAAAAACTCGGTCCGACGCCTGCGATGGATCTTGAGCCGGGTGAAAAAAAGCAAGTCGAGTTGATACCGATAAGCAAAAACTTTACAGGCTGGACAGCGCATGTCGAAGTTCCAAGAAGTCAAGATTAG
- a CDS encoding AAA family ATPase, translating into MRNYFIESFKITKLWDYRDIDLTFNNDVNILIGPNGSGKTTILNLLYSILSGDLRSVLNVNFKQAKIRLRGFKGSSVRTIKVDITDKSLILKVGQREYSAPIDIFSRRRSIRPPLAYFYERENVISHILSDEIDGESTSLVPLVWLPVSRRLPIREDEEERYTRKEPLESADLRLEELLEDISRYHSILNAQLSDRYREFEHQVLSMILYSKEHDQLKSIRNSVFHSLPTEAEKDQLLDAFEDAGFLDEVMQNRIDDHFAALAVAEQVFSRIHEGKDIPAEFEDIFVIPLIGRTKAMVEYAKKLEKDKEDIFVSLRRYEEIVNSFLSNKSIKFDERGHLKIETSSPADINPRLLSSGEKQILIFLTEALLRIEKPVVYVADEPELSLHVTWQEKLLESLVTLGGQMQVIVATHSPDIIGNFQDKVIDLGRES; encoded by the coding sequence ATGCGTAACTATTTTATTGAGTCCTTCAAGATAACTAAACTATGGGATTATCGAGATATTGACCTAACTTTTAACAACGATGTGAATATATTGATAGGTCCGAACGGCTCTGGCAAAACTACCATTTTGAACCTTCTCTATTCTATCTTATCGGGCGATCTACGAAGTGTCTTAAACGTTAACTTTAAGCAAGCAAAGATCCGATTGAGAGGCTTTAAAGGTAGTTCTGTCCGAACGATTAAGGTTGATATTACGGATAAATCTTTGATACTCAAGGTAGGACAGAGAGAATACAGTGCTCCTATAGATATTTTTTCTCGCCGAAGGTCCATCCGACCACCTCTGGCTTATTTTTATGAAAGAGAAAACGTTATTAGCCATATACTATCAGACGAAATTGATGGAGAATCAACTTCTTTGGTTCCTCTGGTTTGGCTCCCCGTAAGCCGTCGTTTACCAATAAGAGAAGATGAAGAAGAAAGGTATACAAGAAAAGAACCTTTGGAATCGGCAGACTTACGGCTTGAGGAATTATTGGAAGATATCTCTCGCTATCATTCCATTTTAAACGCCCAACTCTCTGATCGTTATAGGGAGTTTGAACATCAAGTCTTATCGATGATACTTTATAGCAAAGAACATGATCAACTTAAATCAATTCGTAATTCAGTTTTTCACTCGTTGCCAACAGAAGCAGAAAAAGATCAATTATTGGATGCTTTCGAGGATGCGGGGTTTTTAGACGAAGTAATGCAGAACAGAATTGACGATCATTTTGCTGCGTTAGCTGTTGCAGAACAAGTATTTAGCCGAATTCATGAAGGAAAAGATATTCCTGCGGAATTTGAAGACATTTTTGTAATTCCACTTATCGGACGAACGAAAGCTATGGTGGAATATGCCAAGAAACTTGAAAAAGATAAAGAAGATATTTTCGTCTCTTTACGCCGTTATGAAGAAATCGTTAATTCATTTTTGAGTAACAAGTCGATTAAGTTTGATGAGAGGGGACATTTAAAAATCGAGACTTCTTCGCCGGCAGACATAAATCCGCGCCTTCTTTCATCAGGAGAGAAACAAATTCTAATTTTCCTCACCGAAGCCCTACTCCGGATTGAAAAGCCTGTGGTTTATGTCGCGGATGAACCTGAATTGTCGCTTCATGTCACTTGGCAAGAAAAACTGTTGGAATCTTTAGTGACGCTCGGTGGACAGATGCAAGTAATAGTCGCAACGCACTCTCCCGATATTATTGGTAATTTTCAAGATAAAGTGATAGATTTGGGGAGAGAAAGTTAA
- a CDS encoding DUF4435 domain-containing protein, with amino-acid sequence MSLSRTPSGLAAEHLFYQEILVYVEGPTDIPSYNEVLQNYNCRIISKKGKAECEKFAALLEQGNYPYVVVLDGDYEILEHTRSPHRRIVWLHRHSCENYLLEEKPIEKFRHYRAPLEDSLERLPSSFKEIVEDTELNFKELLVLDVAHQRAKTGYQVFPKGADQFFAGPKTTDFQDSRIQERRSEATLYIDEQSIEEARTLVRGFLKNHRFIDLLPGHFAFSIIRRWINHTVNVSRRILEEDIRVFLSTEVWRSVKTRDHNSLKRRLRRAVREAEQIRQSSGNPVQSNAGS; translated from the coding sequence ATGTCGTTGTCCCGGACTCCCTCGGGGTTAGCTGCGGAACATCTCTTTTATCAAGAAATCCTTGTTTATGTTGAAGGCCCCACTGACATTCCTTCCTATAATGAAGTTCTCCAAAACTACAATTGCCGGATAATATCAAAAAAAGGAAAAGCAGAATGTGAGAAATTCGCAGCACTTCTCGAACAAGGGAATTACCCCTACGTTGTTGTTCTTGATGGAGATTATGAGATTTTAGAGCACACTCGCAGTCCACATCGGAGAATTGTTTGGCTTCATCGACATTCTTGTGAAAACTACCTTCTTGAGGAAAAGCCGATAGAAAAGTTCCGCCATTACCGTGCTCCTTTAGAAGATAGTTTAGAAAGATTGCCAAGCAGTTTTAAGGAAATCGTTGAAGATACAGAACTCAATTTTAAGGAACTATTAGTCTTAGATGTGGCGCATCAGCGCGCAAAAACGGGCTATCAGGTGTTTCCCAAGGGAGCAGATCAATTTTTTGCTGGACCCAAGACAACGGATTTCCAAGATAGCAGAATTCAGGAACGACGCAGTGAGGCGACTCTGTATATTGATGAACAAAGTATTGAGGAAGCCAGAACTTTGGTTCGAGGGTTTTTGAAAAATCATCGTTTCATTGATTTACTCCCTGGACACTTCGCTTTTAGCATTATAAGGCGTTGGATAAACCATACTGTCAATGTAAGTCGAAGAATTTTAGAAGAAGATATCAGAGTGTTCCTTTCAACAGAAGTATGGCGATCGGTAAAAACCCGCGACCATAACAGTTTGAAAAGGCGATTGCGGCGTGCAGTTCGGGAAGCAGAACAAATACGTCAGTCCAGTGGCAATCCAGTCCAATCAAACGCAGGTTCGTAG
- a CDS encoding Crp/Fnr family transcriptional regulator, whose amino-acid sequence MVTQQKIPERFWCVKGIDIFRDLSETDADALARITTFAELKYGDTLSDEGVYLLKEGRIKIYQTPPEGEAITLDVLEPGEFFGAVKWEDNDAHPNVTTETLTEVVVGIVTVQNFQYFLKRKPHLALPPQRTIGSLIKRYLPWRAAAPANYNLVTSRQKQRRRLTNPFLNIAFRSPASRLALLLQNYADALEHRGTAMGRSSQCVLRKLSTKRLAQLIGCSVEKMVALLNQFKQHQIIEKRFRRIQILDPWQLKKITNARMETLPPLQTQSDSNFLPDTQPATSAQADLRNAVDS is encoded by the coding sequence ATGGTAACACAACAAAAAATCCCAGAGAGATTCTGGTGCGTTAAAGGGATAGACATCTTCCGAGACCTTTCCGAAACAGATGCCGACGCGCTTGCACGAATAACGACTTTCGCTGAATTAAAATACGGAGACACGCTCTCTGACGAAGGCGTTTATCTGTTGAAAGAAGGTCGCATCAAGATTTATCAAACACCGCCGGAAGGAGAGGCTATCACCTTAGACGTGTTAGAACCCGGCGAATTCTTTGGGGCGGTGAAATGGGAAGATAACGACGCACATCCGAACGTCACCACTGAGACACTCACAGAGGTTGTGGTTGGAATCGTTACCGTCCAAAACTTCCAATATTTTTTGAAACGAAAACCCCACTTAGCGTTGCCACCACAGAGAACGATAGGAAGTCTTATAAAGCGGTATCTACCCTGGCGTGCGGCGGCACCAGCGAATTACAATCTCGTAACCTCACGTCAGAAACAGCGTCGGAGACTGACGAACCCTTTTCTAAACATCGCGTTCCGAAGTCCCGCATCGCGACTCGCGCTTCTGCTACAAAACTACGCCGACGCACTGGAACACAGAGGCACAGCGATGGGACGGAGCTCGCAGTGTGTCTTACGTAAACTCTCGACAAAGCGGTTGGCACAATTAATCGGCTGCTCCGTTGAGAAGATGGTAGCACTCCTGAACCAGTTCAAACAGCATCAGATCATAGAGAAACGGTTTCGGCGGATTCAGATACTTGACCCGTGGCAACTCAAAAAGATTACCAACGCAAGAATGGAAACACTACCACCTCTTCAAACGCAGTCGGATTCCAACTTTCTACCAGACACGCAGCCTGCAACATCGGCGCAGGCGGATTTAAGGAACGCCGTTGATAGTTGA
- a CDS encoding M28 family peptidase, which yields MSKKNPYLQLDQQMVGDIYTSQEVMENLTVLCDEYGARFAGTPEEYEAANFIAACFKRYGLQNVNLETYPYAGWTRGTATLEVIEPIRRTLHCISLPYCPAADVTTELVSVGCGSPDEYTALGDTATDKLVMAQSASPPDLGRWVHRKEKFERAVLAGASGFIFVSEHPGVGPETGSLQNDRRAPIPGISVCREDGEFLARLIARENGKVTLKLQTTDINEPRTSWNVVADLPGNENPEEMVVVGCHYDGHDISQGAHDPASGMVSVIEASRVLSTYAADSLKCTVRFIAFGTEEIGLTGAFRYVDAHASELDNIRFMLNMDAAGGASRKGIVLHCWNALGPFFNTAREQMHTEMPVGQKVHSYSDHFPFFLKGVPSSHMGDPDAPPAGRGFGHTAYDTLDKVELENLRAASSVGARVALRCANADHFPAKRRTSEAVQEIVDTDPGLEGYRISLKLTS from the coding sequence ATGAGCAAGAAGAACCCCTATTTGCAACTCGACCAACAGATGGTCGGTGACATCTATACTTCGCAAGAAGTAATGGAAAATTTGACAGTCCTATGCGATGAATACGGTGCTCGGTTCGCCGGGACACCTGAGGAATATGAAGCCGCGAACTTTATCGCCGCCTGTTTCAAACGTTACGGACTCCAAAACGTCAATCTTGAGACATATCCTTACGCTGGCTGGACGCGTGGCACAGCGACGCTTGAGGTTATCGAACCGATTCGTCGAACTCTGCACTGCATCTCGTTGCCCTACTGCCCCGCCGCCGACGTCACCACCGAACTTGTCTCTGTTGGATGTGGAAGTCCTGACGAATACACCGCACTCGGTGATACAGCAACCGATAAACTGGTTATGGCGCAGAGCGCCTCACCCCCCGATCTCGGGAGATGGGTACACCGCAAGGAGAAGTTTGAACGTGCTGTACTTGCGGGTGCAAGCGGATTCATTTTTGTCAGCGAACACCCGGGGGTCGGACCCGAAACGGGGAGCCTTCAAAACGACAGACGCGCCCCTATCCCCGGCATATCCGTTTGCAGAGAAGATGGCGAATTCCTGGCACGGTTGATCGCACGAGAAAACGGCAAGGTAACACTCAAACTCCAAACGACGGATATCAATGAACCGCGGACCTCGTGGAACGTCGTCGCAGATTTGCCCGGTAATGAAAATCCCGAAGAGATGGTGGTCGTCGGGTGCCATTACGACGGACACGATATCTCACAAGGCGCGCACGACCCCGCTTCAGGAATGGTATCCGTCATAGAAGCCTCGCGTGTCCTATCCACTTATGCCGCCGATTCGCTCAAGTGTACCGTCCGTTTCATCGCTTTCGGAACGGAAGAAATCGGACTGACCGGAGCGTTCCGTTATGTCGATGCACACGCCTCGGAGTTGGATAACATTCGGTTCATGCTCAATATGGATGCCGCAGGCGGTGCAAGTCGTAAGGGCATTGTCCTCCACTGCTGGAACGCATTGGGCCCCTTCTTTAACACCGCACGTGAGCAGATGCACACCGAAATGCCGGTTGGACAGAAAGTGCATTCCTATTCTGACCATTTTCCGTTTTTCCTTAAAGGGGTGCCTTCAAGTCACATGGGCGACCCAGACGCGCCGCCTGCCGGTAGAGGTTTCGGTCATACGGCTTACGACACACTGGACAAAGTGGAATTGGAGAATCTACGGGCTGCCAGTTCAGTCGGTGCAAGAGTCGCACTCCGCTGCGCGAATGCCGACCATTTTCCTGCCAAACGCCGAACATCGGAAGCGGTTCAAGAGATTGTTGATACGGACCCAGGGTTAGAAGGATACCGCATCTCTCTCAAATTGACAAGCTAA
- a CDS encoding PDZ domain-containing protein has protein sequence MGTTHYPIKLLILISILVGALWTPAYSAGANREARSGNPTSDAVTASRRTAIVVAVANASPAVVNISAVRSVETRTSFDEWFWGEITLPRRRRALREVGSGVIVDRNGHILTNYHVIRDADKITVTVPDGREFEAQIVGYDLFSDLALLEVETDGVSLPEIQWGNSDSLLIGEWVVAIGNPFGLSLGDAQPTVTAGIVSATKRTLTVEDLYHEDLIQTDASINPGNSGGALVNTHGELIGINTVIRSTSGGSQGVGFAIPVNKAKRVVQQITEYGSVISPYFDVEVQPVTEELAEKLSMPHNIGVLVSEVGKRSPIADAGIKRGDVIVAISEQRIKDEQDFNARTRLLPLNQPVQCEFIRRGKRRQTEFTLKTLQWNYTPPGWGITVAQPDKAMAQKYKQRGVIVMRIEKDSGLASALERGDFIYQIDDTPIHSLEIFKIVDDHIRTQNRTQVYFERDGIYQAVPVTFFNRNNRRR, from the coding sequence ATGGGCACTACACATTATCCAATTAAACTCTTAATCCTTATTTCAATACTTGTCGGCGCACTTTGGACCCCTGCCTATAGCGCAGGGGCTAATAGAGAAGCGAGGTCGGGAAATCCCACCAGCGACGCAGTCACAGCATCGCGGCGCACAGCAATTGTCGTAGCAGTAGCGAATGCAAGTCCCGCAGTCGTCAATATCAGTGCTGTCCGGAGCGTTGAGACACGCACATCCTTTGATGAATGGTTCTGGGGCGAGATTACGCTTCCGCGTAGGCGGCGTGCCTTACGAGAGGTCGGTTCCGGGGTTATCGTTGATAGAAATGGACATATCCTGACAAATTATCACGTCATCAGAGATGCCGATAAAATTACCGTCACTGTCCCTGATGGACGGGAATTTGAGGCACAGATCGTCGGATATGATCTTTTCTCAGATCTCGCCCTTTTGGAGGTCGAAACAGACGGGGTATCCCTCCCAGAAATTCAGTGGGGAAACTCAGATTCGCTTCTGATAGGTGAATGGGTCGTCGCAATCGGAAATCCGTTCGGTTTGTCGTTAGGCGACGCGCAACCTACAGTCACAGCGGGTATCGTGAGCGCGACAAAACGCACGCTTACCGTCGAAGACCTGTATCATGAGGATCTGATTCAAACAGACGCCTCCATTAATCCAGGCAACAGTGGCGGTGCGTTGGTAAACACACACGGTGAACTTATCGGTATCAACACCGTCATCCGTTCAACCAGCGGTGGGTCACAAGGCGTCGGTTTTGCGATTCCCGTCAATAAGGCGAAGCGGGTCGTCCAACAGATTACCGAGTATGGCAGCGTTATTTCCCCCTACTTTGACGTGGAGGTACAGCCCGTAACTGAAGAGTTGGCAGAAAAGTTGTCAATGCCGCACAACATCGGGGTTTTGGTGTCGGAAGTAGGGAAACGCAGCCCTATTGCTGATGCAGGCATTAAACGAGGAGATGTCATTGTTGCGATTTCAGAGCAACGCATCAAAGACGAACAGGACTTTAACGCACGCACGCGTCTGCTGCCACTCAATCAACCCGTCCAATGCGAGTTCATCCGCCGTGGGAAAAGACGGCAGACCGAATTCACATTGAAAACGCTACAGTGGAATTATACACCCCCCGGATGGGGGATAACGGTTGCTCAACCCGATAAGGCGATGGCACAGAAATATAAGCAGCGTGGTGTTATTGTCATGCGCATCGAAAAAGACAGTGGATTGGCAAGCGCGCTGGAACGTGGGGATTTTATCTACCAAATCGACGATACCCCCATCCATTCGCTTGAGATCTTCAAAATTGTTGATGACCATATCCGCACCCAAAATAGGACGCAAGTTTATTTTGAGCGAGACGGCATCTATCAAGCCGTTCCCGTCACTTTTTTTAATAGAAACAATCGGCGGAGATAA
- a CDS encoding tetratricopeptide repeat protein, with protein sequence MKLQLPTLIAVCLAILLVGGIYFFGRDKAELGIAVNLESEEFKQLRTHATDAFNAGKYQQAIELYSEALKMRPENAEIYNDLGTVYYEQGLKYAGPSWPSWEKELREDSVNEAIAELKVAVDKTGSGSIMLKTRDEAVADAIEAEATQLDGAVYRQRWENETTLSVLIGQTKIYMLRARDHYIRALDLKPTHSVAYRNLGSFYMKVGRTDKALDYYQEAYKLDPRDAELEEYLNQFRK encoded by the coding sequence ATGAAATTGCAACTACCGACACTCATCGCCGTTTGCCTTGCCATCCTGCTCGTTGGGGGTATCTACTTCTTCGGCAGGGACAAGGCAGAATTGGGAATCGCCGTTAATTTGGAAAGTGAGGAATTCAAGCAACTCCGAACGCACGCAACCGATGCGTTCAACGCCGGGAAATATCAACAAGCCATTGAACTTTACAGTGAAGCGTTAAAGATGCGTCCCGAAAACGCTGAAATCTATAATGACCTCGGGACCGTCTACTACGAGCAAGGCCTCAAATACGCCGGACCGAGTTGGCCCTCGTGGGAGAAGGAATTGCGAGAAGACTCAGTTAATGAAGCAATCGCTGAACTTAAAGTCGCTGTTGACAAAACAGGTTCCGGTTCCATTATGCTCAAAACACGAGATGAAGCGGTCGCCGATGCTATTGAAGCAGAGGCAACACAACTCGATGGAGCGGTATATAGACAACGTTGGGAAAATGAAACAACACTGAGTGTGCTGATTGGGCAAACGAAAATCTATATGCTGCGCGCCCGCGACCATTACATCCGCGCTTTGGATCTGAAACCGACGCATAGTGTCGCTTATCGTAACCTCGGTTCGTTTTATATGAAGGTAGGCAGAACCGATAAGGCACTCGATTATTATCAAGAGGCATACAAATTGGATCCAAGAGATGCCGAGTTGGAAGAATACCTGAACCAGTTTAGAAAATAG